The DNA region TAATGCTCTTGATGCATCAGAATATGACCAACCCATACCTTGCTTGAATTTAACAAAAGAATAGAGCTTATCAGCGAAAATACTATTAAATTTATCATTACATTTACTCATATATTGATACCTCCCAATTTCCAGTTAAAGCACATTCTTTTAATTTTTCTATATTTACTTTCAAATAAGGTTTGATTGAATTGGGAGAAATATGACCAAGTATATCCGATATAACAATAGGTTCTACACCATTCTCTAATAAGGTTGTAGCTAAACTATGACGCAAAGAATGCAAACCGTGATAGGGATGTTCCTCAATGGAAATATTCGCTCGACGCAAATATTTTTGAAAAATAGGGTATAAATTTTTCAATCCATCAAATGGTGATATAAGTTTTACAAATAATATATCGGATGATG from Qingrenia yutianensis includes:
- a CDS encoding tyrosine-type recombinase/integrase; this translates as SSDILFVKLISPFDGLKNLYPIFQKYLRRANISIEEHPYHGLHSLRHSLATTLLENGVEPIVISDILGHISPNSIKPYLKVNIEKLKECALTGNWEVSIYE